From Permianibacter aggregans, a single genomic window includes:
- a CDS encoding DUF2721 domain-containing protein encodes MALGELFTGTTQVSSVAHVIQLSVAPVFLLTGIGALLGVMTNRLVRIIDRARRMEELLVHSSGEVAEDLRSKLKTMSRRAKLTNFSISMCVTSALMVCLVIVLLFFTAFMNWPVTVYVGWLFIASMLALIGALIAFLREIYISTAVLRIGPH; translated from the coding sequence ATGGCTTTAGGCGAACTTTTTACCGGCACCACCCAAGTCAGCAGCGTTGCCCACGTCATTCAACTATCGGTCGCACCGGTATTCCTGCTGACCGGTATCGGCGCCTTGCTCGGTGTCATGACCAATCGCCTGGTGCGCATTATCGATCGCGCGCGACGAATGGAGGAATTACTGGTGCACAGCTCCGGCGAAGTCGCCGAGGACTTACGCAGCAAACTGAAAACCATGTCACGCCGCGCCAAGCTGACCAACTTTTCGATCAGTATGTGCGTGACTTCAGCATTGATGGTTTGCTTGGTGATTGTGCTGCTATTCTTTACCGCGTTTATGAACTGGCCGGTTACCGTTTATGTCGGCTGGTTATTTATTGCCTCGATGCTGGCATTGATCGGTGCGCTGATTGCGTTTTTACGCGAGATTTATATTTCGACGGCGGTACTCCGGATCGGGCCGCATTAA
- a CDS encoding phosphatidylglycerophosphatase A family protein, producing MSVIKPFRFWHWFALGFGSGLAPKAPGTFGTIAVLPIVALASYTLPPVIYATLGVVLFALGIYASDITSRDFRAADPGYIVIDEWAGLWFSLIALPFSWPLLLLAFVLFRAFDILKPWPVSWADKKLTGGLGVMADDVIAGGLTCVCLHGLWWWWR from the coding sequence ATGTCGGTAATCAAACCTTTTCGTTTCTGGCACTGGTTCGCGCTCGGTTTTGGCAGTGGTCTGGCGCCGAAAGCGCCGGGCACGTTTGGCACCATCGCGGTACTGCCCATCGTTGCGCTCGCCTCGTACACCTTGCCGCCGGTGATTTATGCGACATTGGGTGTGGTGTTGTTTGCGCTTGGCATTTATGCCAGTGACATCACCAGTCGTGATTTTCGCGCTGCCGATCCGGGTTATATCGTTATCGATGAATGGGCCGGTCTGTGGTTTTCGCTGATCGCGCTGCCCTTTTCCTGGCCGCTGTTACTGCTGGCGTTTGTGTTGTTTCGGGCATTCGATATTCTGAAGCCGTGGCCGGTCAGTTGGGCCGACAAGAAATTGACCGGCGGACTCGGTGTCATGGCCGATGATGTCATTGCGGGAGGTTTGACATGCGTTTGTCTGCATGGCTTGTGGTGGTGGTGGCGCTGA
- a CDS encoding penicillin-insensitive murein endopeptidase, with amino-acid sequence MLLLFVVHVYGADSVCYGTMSQGALKNAVQLPADGINFKTYSTVARWLGRTYLHSTVNDIVTAAYAQLAERDPKAKWMYGETGKRDGGPFSPHRTHQNGLSVDLFVPVVNQQGESDYLPTSAWNRYGYDIEFDKAGKYEDWRIDFERLAALILALDDAAKQRGVSISRVIFEPVYHQRLFATKRGAELQRKVSFMKTSAWVKHDEHIHVDFAVVCKSLNQYQRP; translated from the coding sequence TTGTTGTTGCTCTTTGTTGTGCATGTCTACGGTGCTGATAGCGTTTGTTATGGCACAATGAGTCAAGGCGCGTTGAAAAACGCGGTGCAATTGCCGGCGGATGGCATCAACTTCAAAACCTACAGTACCGTGGCACGCTGGTTAGGGCGTACCTATCTGCACAGCACCGTCAACGACATCGTCACCGCCGCCTATGCTCAATTGGCCGAGCGCGATCCAAAAGCCAAATGGATGTATGGCGAAACCGGAAAGCGTGACGGAGGCCCATTCTCACCGCACCGAACTCATCAGAATGGTCTTTCTGTGGACTTGTTTGTGCCGGTGGTCAATCAACAGGGCGAATCCGATTATCTGCCGACTTCGGCCTGGAATCGCTACGGTTACGATATCGAATTCGACAAGGCCGGCAAATACGAGGACTGGCGTATCGACTTCGAGCGGTTGGCTGCACTGATTTTGGCTTTGGATGATGCCGCGAAACAGCGCGGTGTCAGCATCAGCCGCGTCATCTTCGAGCCGGTGTATCATCAACGCCTGTTTGCGACAAAACGCGGTGCGGAATTGCAGCGGAAAGTATCATTCATGAAAACCTCGGCTTGGGTAAAGCATGACGAACACATCCACGTGGATTTTGCTGTTGTATGCAAATCGTTAAACCAGTATCAGCGGCCGTGA
- a CDS encoding TIGR02281 family clan AA aspartic protease, whose amino-acid sequence MRLSAWLVVVVALSATFAAAARDIKVMGLFADRALVVIDGNQRFLRVNETSPEGIKLIAANPERAILEIDGKRETYFLGSDIHTDTAPPATQRVQIARNNDGMYMTAGSINGIPVSLLVDTGATSIAMNTQMAQKLGIAFRHTGKPINVSTANGLAKAWKVKAKTVKVGEVVRHNVDAVVIEGAATPEILLGMSFLSTLKMREENQVLILETTH is encoded by the coding sequence ATGCGTTTGTCTGCATGGCTTGTGGTGGTGGTGGCGCTGAGCGCAACGTTTGCTGCCGCGGCACGCGATATCAAAGTCATGGGTCTGTTTGCCGATAGAGCACTGGTTGTCATCGACGGCAATCAGCGTTTTTTGCGCGTCAATGAAACGAGTCCGGAAGGCATCAAACTGATCGCGGCCAATCCTGAACGCGCGATTCTGGAAATTGACGGCAAGCGCGAAACCTATTTCCTTGGTAGCGACATTCATACCGACACCGCACCGCCTGCGACCCAGCGCGTGCAAATCGCCCGCAACAACGATGGCATGTATATGACGGCTGGTTCGATCAACGGCATTCCGGTATCGCTTCTGGTCGATACCGGCGCGACATCCATTGCAATGAATACCCAGATGGCGCAAAAGCTCGGCATCGCCTTCCGTCATACTGGCAAGCCAATTAATGTTTCCACGGCCAATGGTCTCGCCAAAGCCTGGAAAGTCAAAGCCAAAACCGTCAAGGTCGGCGAAGTGGTGCGGCACAATGTCGATGCCGTGGTGATCGAGGGCGCGGCAACGCCGGAAATCTTGTTGGGCATGAGTTTCCTGTCTACATTAAAAATGCGCGAAGAAAATCAGGTACTGATTCTGGAAACCACGCATTGA